The following proteins come from a genomic window of Myroides odoratus DSM 2801:
- a CDS encoding MFS transporter → MNEYKNRWTILRYLVVGAFLSPLDYFIVNMALPAIKTSFQATDNQLQMVIAIYGLTYAALVVCSGKLGDIYGRKNIFTLGLWIFLFSSIACGLSPTIQFLIFARFLQGIGASLLAPQVLASIKILFEEQERAKALGFFGSVFGLAAIMGQLLGGVLLELQLGGLTWEIIFFVNVPVAALCLYGIYTNMPAEPLRKQRLDYGGVLLIISTLLCFITPLIYGRTFHWAWWIWGLIGLSVILLTAFIQYERNREKQDKNVVISLRLFHNKAFALHLPIILFYNFTAGLFICYPYYLQTHLHWPVLATGLAIVPYGIGFFLGPILFAKVERSAAFWIPFALTLLSLSFVSLGLFFYNFPTPNLLAHGLFLCAGLGHGLIMPVMMKESIRPITVEQAGQASGIISTIIQVGSVLGGAILGTVFFSLSETLGFPIAFATALATIGTVQLIGIRFYLTNKKNKII, encoded by the coding sequence ATGAACGAATATAAAAACAGATGGACCATCTTGCGTTACCTCGTCGTGGGGGCTTTTTTATCCCCTTTGGACTACTTCATCGTCAACATGGCTTTACCAGCCATTAAAACCTCTTTTCAAGCAACAGACAATCAACTGCAAATGGTGATTGCTATTTATGGACTAACCTATGCGGCTTTAGTCGTTTGCAGTGGGAAATTAGGGGATATATACGGCCGAAAAAACATTTTTACGCTAGGCTTGTGGATTTTTCTCTTCTCGTCCATTGCCTGTGGCTTATCCCCAACGATTCAATTCCTCATCTTCGCTCGCTTTTTACAAGGGATTGGGGCTTCTTTACTAGCGCCACAAGTATTGGCTTCAATTAAAATACTCTTTGAAGAACAAGAACGCGCCAAAGCCTTGGGATTCTTTGGGTCCGTATTTGGATTAGCCGCTATTATGGGACAATTATTGGGTGGCGTTCTATTAGAACTCCAACTCGGAGGCTTGACTTGGGAAATTATCTTCTTCGTCAATGTTCCTGTTGCCGCTCTTTGTTTATATGGAATCTACACCAATATGCCTGCAGAACCCCTGAGAAAACAACGGTTGGATTATGGTGGTGTTTTACTGATTATCAGCACCCTGCTTTGTTTTATAACACCACTTATCTATGGGAGAACGTTTCATTGGGCCTGGTGGATATGGGGACTTATCGGCTTGAGTGTTATCTTATTGACAGCGTTCATTCAGTATGAAAGAAACAGAGAAAAACAAGATAAAAATGTGGTGATATCCTTGCGTTTATTTCACAATAAAGCCTTTGCACTGCATCTGCCGATTATCTTATTCTACAACTTTACAGCTGGACTATTCATTTGTTATCCCTACTATTTACAAACGCATTTACACTGGCCTGTTTTAGCTACTGGATTGGCAATTGTCCCTTATGGCATTGGATTTTTTTTAGGTCCAATCCTATTTGCTAAAGTAGAACGAAGTGCTGCTTTTTGGATTCCATTTGCCTTAACACTCTTAAGTCTTTCTTTTGTCTCTCTTGGCTTGTTCTTTTACAACTTCCCTACCCCTAATCTCCTTGCACATGGTTTATTTTTATGTGCAGGTCTAGGTCATGGGCTCATTATGCCTGTCATGATGAAGGAGAGCATTCGCCCCATTACCGTAGAGCAAGCCGGACAAGCGTCGGGGATTATCAGTACCATTATTCAAGTGGGTAGTGTATTAGGTGGAGCAATTCTAGGTACTGTCTTTTTTAGTTTGAGCGAAACCCTTGGATTTCCAATCGCATTTGCCACAGCTTTAGCTACAATTGGAACGGTACAACTCATTGGTATCCGTTTCTATTTAACCAACAAAAAAAATAAAATCATTTAA
- a CDS encoding AraC family transcriptional regulator, producing MQLNRIDPILIEQVVCIADVYTMQSKAELTLVYVLEGDGVTHFEDQAIPFQPGKLFLIPFDAKYSFDSAKRSRFLVVACPQSFITQIRLEADRIETCDNLTKLSYITHNYHAKAGCVFRIAEDGVLAEQLLYAMEREAQNPIQDYLIIRQAMGILLNLVARNLIQSDYNSTAEKQKVRDVMKVITYIQQHIADRDKLSIASLAEEFGMAKSYIGAYFKKQVGLSLQDYILDYKLKLAEIRLKYSTMRLKEIAFELDFNDESHFSKLFKKYKGMTPSQYRTAHKQ from the coding sequence ATGCAGTTAAATCGAATTGATCCCATTCTTATTGAACAAGTCGTATGTATTGCTGATGTCTATACGATGCAGTCTAAAGCAGAATTAACCTTGGTGTATGTGTTAGAAGGAGATGGGGTGACTCATTTTGAAGATCAAGCGATTCCCTTTCAGCCAGGCAAGCTCTTTTTGATTCCTTTTGATGCAAAATACAGCTTTGATAGTGCGAAGCGCAGTCGCTTTTTGGTTGTTGCGTGTCCGCAAAGTTTTATTACGCAAATTCGCTTAGAAGCAGATCGCATCGAAACCTGTGATAACTTGACGAAGCTGAGCTATATTACACATAATTACCACGCCAAAGCCGGTTGTGTATTTCGCATCGCGGAAGATGGCGTATTGGCAGAACAGCTGTTGTATGCCATGGAGCGAGAAGCGCAAAACCCAATCCAAGATTACCTGATTATTCGCCAAGCGATGGGGATATTGCTCAATCTCGTGGCGCGTAATTTGATTCAAAGTGATTACAATTCTACAGCAGAAAAGCAGAAAGTACGCGATGTTATGAAGGTGATCACCTACATTCAACAACATATTGCTGATCGAGATAAATTGTCTATTGCTTCCTTGGCGGAGGAATTCGGCATGGCTAAGAGTTATATTGGGGCGTATTTTAAAAAACAAGTGGGACTATCGCTGCAAGATTATATTCTGGATTACAAGTTGAAATTAGCAGAAATCCGCTTGAAGTACAGTACAATGCGATTAAAAGAAATTGCCTTTGAATTAGACTTTAACGATGAGAGCCACTTCTCTAAATTGTTTAAGAAATACAAGGGAATGACTCCTTCTCAGTATAGAACTGCGCATAAACAGTAA